Proteins encoded by one window of Cellvibrio sp. KY-GH-1:
- a CDS encoding CPBP family intramembrane glutamic endopeptidase — MLNIFSEKITAGFLVATVAALVLLQWLPLVNGIGLLGVAGLAGFVRKDSANRKLKAILFLLMVPLVFWVATFRSEGFNYPLLLSLPGAEGQLTRYELFVNFAKALVGFTLLYLLWQKLREGEFVARSRYSFLVALLAPVLIIAVAIPVLGLYLQPKTIEQMVLFGLGNLLIVCVAEEAFFRFLLQQPLRNAIAGMTANRGVQELIPLLLVTAIFVAIHSGIGGAAIWVYALAGFLYGLSYTLSKNICYPIMIHFFVNQIHFSFLTYPLPAVG, encoded by the coding sequence ATGTTAAATATTTTTTCAGAAAAAATAACGGCAGGATTTTTGGTTGCAACTGTTGCCGCTTTGGTTTTATTGCAATGGCTACCGCTGGTCAATGGAATTGGTTTGTTAGGTGTTGCCGGATTGGCGGGTTTTGTTCGCAAGGATAGTGCGAATCGAAAATTAAAAGCGATACTGTTTTTGTTGATGGTGCCTTTGGTGTTTTGGGTGGCGACTTTTCGCTCGGAAGGATTTAATTATCCGCTATTGTTAAGCTTGCCTGGTGCTGAAGGTCAGCTGACACGCTACGAACTGTTTGTTAATTTTGCTAAAGCATTGGTGGGTTTTACATTGTTGTATTTGTTATGGCAAAAATTGCGCGAAGGAGAATTTGTCGCGCGGTCGCGTTATTCATTTTTAGTGGCATTGCTAGCGCCAGTATTGATTATTGCGGTGGCAATTCCGGTGTTGGGTTTGTATTTGCAACCCAAAACTATTGAGCAGATGGTGTTGTTTGGTTTGGGTAATTTGTTGATTGTTTGTGTGGCAGAGGAGGCTTTTTTTCGCTTTCTGTTGCAGCAGCCACTGCGCAATGCAATTGCTGGTATGACCGCTAACCGCGGGGTGCAGGAATTAATACCCCTGCTATTGGTAACTGCGATATTTGTGGCGATTCATTCCGGTATCGGTGGTGCGGCAATCTGGGTTTACGCGTTGGCCGGGTTTTTATATGGCTTGAGTTATACACTGAGTAAAAATATCTGCTACCCGATTATGATTCATTTCTTTGTTAATCAAATCCATTTTTCCTTTTTAACCTATCCGTTGCCTGCGGTTGGTTAG
- the dnaK gene encoding molecular chaperone DnaK: MGKIIGIDLGTTNSCVSILEGGTPKVIENAEGDRTTPSIIAFTNDDEILVGQSAKRQAVTNPHNTLHAVKRLIGRKFKDDVVQKDISMVPYKIVAADNGDAWVEVKGDKKAPPQISAEVLKKMKKTAEDYLGEKVTEAVITVPAYFNDSQRQATKDAGRIAGLDVKRIINEPTAAALAYGLDKGVGDRTIAVYDLGGGTFDISIIEIADVDGEHQFEVLSTNGDTFLGGEDFDMRLIEFLADTFKKDTGIDLHNDPLALQRLKEAAEKAKIELSSSQQTEVNLPYITADATGPKHLVVKLTRAKLESLVEDLVTKSMEPVKQAIKDSGKSISDIDDVILVGGQTRMPLVQKAVADFFGKEARKDVNPDEAVAIGAAIQGSVLSGDTTNVLLLDVTPLTLGIETMGGVATPLIEKNTTIPTKKSQIFSTADDNQTAVTIHVVQGERKQASQNKSLGRFDLSDIPPAQRGMPQIEVTFDIDANGILNVSAKDKATGKEQSIVIKASSGLSDEEIQKMVKDAEANAEADRKFAEVVGARNTLEGLIHATEKTLKEAGDKATAEEKSAIEAALTEARDVAKSEDLAKIEAATTKLTEASGSLAQKLYAEQQAAGQAGAAGAQQAGGSKPADDGVVDAEFEEVKEDK; the protein is encoded by the coding sequence ATGGGTAAAATTATCGGCATCGACTTGGGTACCACTAACTCTTGCGTTTCCATTCTGGAAGGCGGCACGCCCAAAGTTATTGAAAACGCTGAGGGTGATCGTACAACGCCTTCAATTATCGCGTTCACTAACGATGACGAGATTCTTGTTGGTCAATCTGCCAAACGTCAGGCAGTTACCAATCCGCACAACACCTTGCATGCGGTTAAGCGCTTGATTGGCCGTAAATTCAAAGATGATGTAGTGCAAAAAGATATTTCCATGGTGCCCTACAAAATCGTTGCGGCTGACAATGGCGATGCTTGGGTAGAAGTGAAGGGCGATAAAAAAGCGCCGCCACAAATTTCTGCTGAAGTGCTGAAGAAAATGAAGAAAACCGCTGAAGATTATCTCGGCGAAAAAGTCACTGAAGCAGTAATCACTGTTCCAGCGTACTTTAATGACTCACAACGTCAAGCGACTAAAGATGCAGGCCGCATCGCCGGTCTGGATGTAAAGCGCATCATCAACGAGCCGACTGCTGCTGCATTGGCTTACGGTTTGGATAAAGGTGTAGGTGATCGCACTATCGCGGTCTACGACCTGGGTGGTGGTACTTTCGATATTTCTATTATCGAAATTGCTGACGTTGATGGCGAGCATCAATTCGAAGTGCTTTCTACCAACGGCGATACTTTCCTCGGTGGTGAAGATTTCGATATGCGCTTGATTGAATTCCTGGCGGATACCTTCAAGAAAGATACCGGTATTGATTTGCACAATGATCCACTGGCGTTACAACGTTTGAAAGAAGCGGCCGAAAAAGCCAAGATCGAATTGTCATCCAGCCAGCAAACCGAAGTGAATCTGCCGTACATTACCGCGGATGCAACAGGTCCAAAACACCTGGTGGTAAAACTGACCCGCGCGAAATTGGAATCATTGGTTGAAGACTTGGTGACCAAATCCATGGAGCCAGTAAAACAAGCGATTAAAGATTCCGGCAAATCTATCAGTGACATCGATGATGTAATTCTGGTGGGTGGTCAAACCCGTATGCCGTTGGTGCAAAAGGCAGTGGCGGATTTCTTTGGCAAAGAAGCGCGCAAAGACGTTAACCCTGATGAAGCGGTAGCGATTGGTGCAGCAATTCAAGGTTCGGTATTGTCTGGTGATACTACCAATGTATTGTTGTTGGACGTAACTCCGCTGACTCTTGGTATTGAAACCATGGGCGGTGTAGCGACTCCATTGATTGAGAAAAACACCACGATTCCAACCAAGAAATCGCAAATTTTCTCAACTGCCGATGACAACCAAACTGCAGTAACTATTCACGTGGTGCAAGGTGAGCGCAAGCAAGCGTCGCAAAACAAATCACTTGGTCGTTTTGACCTGAGTGACATTCCGCCTGCACAGCGCGGAATGCCGCAAATCGAAGTAACTTTTGATATCGACGCTAACGGTATTTTGAATGTAAGTGCAAAAGACAAGGCGACGGGTAAGGAACAATCTATCGTGATCAAAGCCTCTTCCGGTTTGAGCGATGAAGAAATCCAGAAAATGGTAAAAGATGCTGAAGCTAACGCCGAGGCAGATCGCAAGTTCGCCGAAGTAGTGGGCGCGCGCAATACTCTGGAAGGTTTGATCCATGCGACTGAAAAAACTTTGAAAGAAGCGGGTGATAAAGCCACTGCGGAAGAAAAATCAGCCATCGAAGCGGCGCTGACTGAAGCGCGCGATGTAGCCAAGAGTGAAGATTTAGCGAAGATCGAAGCGGCAACTACCAAATTGACCGAAGCATCAGGTTCACTCGCGCAAAAACTTTACGCTGAGCAACAAGCAGCGGGTCAAGCGGGTGCTGCGGGTGCACAGCAAGCCGGCGGCAGCAAGCCAGCGGACGACGGTGTGGTAGATGCCGAGTTTGAAGAAGTGAAAGAAGACAAATAA
- a CDS encoding methyl-accepting chemotaxis protein: MSLRVKIWIVSAQILLGLLGMMLIGLFTVRYSSNQDNAARVEQLLNSTYATVIQMEQMAARGEMNDETAKKIATQILRNNTYHKSEYVYVADEQMNFVAAPLDPQLHGTSFHEFKDGNGRSVGEILLKAVGKAQGQTAKYNWTQKQADGSIEEKLSIAKLSPRWKWVVGTGIGFNEVNARFWETAKWQLGVCILVMLVIVVPVVMFARKLDTGLGAELKEVLTLVRAVASGDLTERNAHAAPEDSIYGSVVRMRHALRDMLGSISAMVSRLHEISDDIVHKAETSTAMAEDQSANTIKIASSAEEFNMQTKDAMEQAKVATNQTDHASKTANQGQKLISSAVKSFVEIDNSVIQTQSSIDDLAQRISSISAVISVISEVANQTNLLALNAAIEAARAGEQGRGFAVVADEVRQLAQRTTQATTEISDTITAVQNSSRVAKQNMDDMVTQLKDGIAQTRQGGEIVESVRMETDEVAKMVAHIGSSLIEHVQASSLILEYVSHVEQSSLGTKDAARGTLLASQQIRDASDELSRKLEGFRF, from the coding sequence ATGTCATTGCGCGTTAAGATCTGGATTGTCTCCGCCCAAATCCTGCTCGGCCTTCTGGGAATGATGCTGATAGGATTGTTTACGGTTCGCTACTCATCCAACCAGGATAACGCCGCGCGGGTAGAGCAGCTGCTCAACAGCACCTACGCCACAGTAATCCAAATGGAGCAGATGGCAGCCCGCGGTGAAATGAATGATGAAACCGCCAAGAAAATCGCCACCCAAATTCTGCGCAACAACACCTATCACAAGTCCGAATACGTTTATGTCGCCGACGAACAGATGAATTTCGTCGCCGCGCCACTCGACCCGCAGCTACACGGGACCAGCTTTCATGAATTTAAGGACGGAAACGGCCGCAGCGTAGGCGAGATACTATTAAAAGCCGTAGGCAAGGCTCAGGGGCAAACTGCCAAATACAACTGGACGCAAAAACAAGCCGATGGCTCGATTGAAGAAAAGCTGTCCATCGCCAAGCTGTCGCCTCGCTGGAAATGGGTAGTAGGTACGGGCATTGGCTTTAACGAGGTCAACGCCCGCTTTTGGGAGACCGCCAAATGGCAGTTAGGTGTTTGTATTCTGGTGATGTTGGTGATCGTGGTACCCGTGGTCATGTTTGCTCGCAAGCTGGATACTGGCCTGGGCGCTGAGCTGAAAGAGGTGTTAACGCTCGTACGAGCCGTTGCCAGCGGTGACCTGACCGAACGCAACGCTCACGCCGCTCCCGAGGACAGTATTTACGGCTCAGTGGTGCGCATGCGCCACGCACTGCGCGATATGCTCGGCAGTATTTCAGCAATGGTGTCACGCCTCCATGAAATCAGTGATGACATAGTCCATAAGGCGGAAACCAGTACCGCCATGGCCGAAGACCAAAGTGCCAACACCATAAAAATTGCCTCCTCGGCAGAAGAATTCAATATGCAAACTAAAGACGCCATGGAGCAGGCCAAGGTTGCGACCAATCAAACGGACCACGCCTCCAAGACCGCCAACCAGGGCCAGAAGCTGATCTCCAGCGCCGTAAAAAGTTTTGTGGAGATAGACAACAGCGTTATCCAAACCCAAAGCAGTATCGACGATCTCGCCCAACGTATTAGCAGTATTTCGGCGGTGATTTCCGTGATCAGCGAAGTCGCTAACCAAACCAACTTGCTCGCACTAAACGCCGCGATTGAAGCGGCGCGCGCCGGGGAACAGGGGCGCGGTTTTGCGGTGGTGGCCGATGAAGTCCGCCAGCTCGCACAGCGCACCACCCAGGCAACGACAGAAATTAGCGATACCATCACTGCCGTCCAAAACTCCAGCCGCGTCGCCAAGCAAAATATGGATGATATGGTCACCCAACTGAAGGACGGCATTGCCCAAACTCGCCAGGGGGGCGAAATTGTAGAGAGTGTACGCATGGAAACTGATGAGGTGGCCAAGATGGTGGCCCACATAGGCAGCTCGCTGATCGAACACGTGCAGGCCAGTAGCCTGATTCTGGAATACGTCAGTCATGTGGAACAATCATCCCTCGGCACCAAGGATGCTGCACGCGGTACATTGCTCGCTTCCCAGCAAATCCGCGATGCCTCGGATGAACTGAGCCGTAAATTGGAGGGCTTCCGCTTTTAA
- a CDS encoding Fis family transcriptional regulator encodes MKLSKTNQKLDNNICKSLTVACESFLGDIVGFSWLTHRVNYTNFPGSLVVTCVFNTDEDIETMLALKQDEILRATIQKQLLKVGIVVKNIKQCVRFDSEQACELQHGGQWSDRLALNNPKYKPWESAVIKH; translated from the coding sequence ATGAAGCTAAGCAAAACCAATCAAAAACTCGATAACAATATATGCAAGTCGTTAACCGTTGCTTGCGAATCCTTTTTAGGTGATATCGTTGGATTTTCCTGGTTGACCCATCGCGTGAATTACACCAACTTTCCCGGAAGTTTAGTAGTCACTTGTGTTTTTAATACCGATGAAGATATTGAGACTATGTTGGCGCTTAAGCAAGATGAAATCTTGCGTGCAACCATACAAAAACAACTACTTAAGGTGGGCATAGTCGTAAAAAATATTAAGCAATGTGTACGTTTTGATAGTGAGCAAGCCTGTGAGCTTCAGCACGGTGGGCAATGGTCAGATCGTTTGGCGTTAAATAACCCAAAGTACAAGCCATGGGAAAGCGCGGTCATTAAGCATTGA
- a CDS encoding DUF6622 family protein, which translates to MQQILAHTPAWVFGLLLGLIVLGLQQARNRQVKLWLAYLLPSGMVILSLIGVTSNFGVQLVTISLWMAGLCAVALLGNHLLPVKNLRYFAESNRFYIPGSWIPLLVILAIFFTKYVVAVLYALGNPITVHTAFMPVLCVVYGGFSGYFVARALCLVRASRTGNELLPAN; encoded by the coding sequence ATGCAGCAAATATTAGCGCACACCCCGGCCTGGGTGTTTGGTTTATTGCTGGGGTTGATAGTGCTCGGGTTGCAGCAGGCGCGTAATCGGCAGGTTAAACTTTGGTTGGCTTATTTGTTGCCCTCGGGTATGGTGATTTTATCACTGATAGGTGTTACGTCTAATTTCGGTGTGCAGTTGGTAACTATTTCGCTGTGGATGGCAGGGCTATGTGCAGTGGCGTTGCTGGGTAATCATTTGTTGCCGGTAAAAAATCTTCGTTACTTCGCTGAGTCAAATCGATTTTATATTCCTGGTAGTTGGATTCCGCTGTTGGTAATTCTGGCGATATTCTTTACCAAGTATGTGGTTGCAGTACTTTATGCGCTGGGTAATCCCATTACTGTGCACACCGCATTTATGCCTGTGCTTTGTGTTGTGTATGGCGGGTTTAGCGGTTACTTCGTGGCGCGTGCGCTCTGTTTGGTGCGGGCATCGCGTACGGGTAATGAGTTGTTGCCAGCCAATTAA
- the fghA gene encoding S-formylglutathione hydrolase, with translation MSIQLTEIAANKSFGGWHKRFKHFSPTLNCEMIFAIYLPPQADSKKVPLLWWLSGLTCTDENFMQKAGALKMAAELGIAIICPDTSPRGLNLPGEEDSYDFGTGAGFYLNATQEPWQNNYRMFDYITTELPALVHENFPLNGKESISGHSMGGHGALVIALSSPGRYQSISAFAPISNPVNCPWGKKAFSGYLGDDEDSWNAYDACHLIASGKSKQPLFIDQGNADQFLSSQLKPDALQKACADYHHPLTMRMHAGYDHSYYFIASFIDDHLRYHAQHLQAN, from the coding sequence ATGTCGATTCAACTCACTGAAATTGCCGCCAATAAAAGTTTTGGTGGCTGGCACAAACGCTTTAAACATTTCTCGCCGACCTTAAACTGCGAGATGATTTTCGCCATTTATTTGCCGCCCCAAGCAGACAGCAAAAAAGTTCCACTGCTCTGGTGGCTATCTGGCCTTACCTGTACCGATGAAAATTTCATGCAGAAAGCCGGCGCGCTAAAAATGGCAGCCGAATTAGGGATAGCGATTATTTGCCCGGACACCAGCCCACGCGGTTTGAATTTGCCGGGCGAGGAAGATAGTTACGACTTTGGCACCGGCGCCGGATTTTATTTGAACGCGACTCAAGAGCCCTGGCAAAATAATTACCGCATGTTTGATTACATCACGACCGAATTACCCGCGTTAGTGCACGAGAACTTTCCACTCAATGGTAAAGAATCTATTAGCGGTCATTCCATGGGCGGTCACGGCGCTTTGGTAATTGCGCTAAGCTCACCTGGTCGCTATCAATCCATCTCTGCCTTTGCACCTATTAGCAATCCAGTCAATTGTCCGTGGGGGAAAAAGGCATTTAGTGGGTATCTAGGCGATGATGAGGATAGTTGGAATGCGTATGATGCCTGCCACCTGATTGCCAGTGGAAAATCCAAACAGCCTTTGTTTATTGATCAAGGTAACGCTGACCAGTTTTTGTCGTCACAATTAAAGCCGGATGCACTGCAAAAAGCCTGCGCCGATTATCATCACCCTCTCACCATGCGCATGCATGCGGGCTATGACCATAGCTATTATTTTATTGCCAGTTTTATTGATGATCACTTGCGTTACCACGCACAGCATTTACAAGCCAATTAG
- a CDS encoding multidrug efflux SMR transporter → MKSWLFLGVAIFSEVIATSALKASEGFSKTTPSIVVLVGYGLAFYFLSLTLKTIPVGVAYAVWSGVGIVGVSIIGFLVFKQKLDFPALLGMGFILTGVLIMNVFSKSVAH, encoded by the coding sequence ATGAAGAGTTGGTTGTTTTTAGGAGTTGCAATTTTTTCTGAAGTGATCGCGACCTCCGCGTTGAAAGCGAGTGAAGGTTTTTCTAAAACTACGCCTTCTATAGTGGTGTTGGTTGGCTATGGATTAGCGTTTTATTTTTTATCGCTTACCTTAAAAACAATTCCGGTCGGAGTTGCCTACGCTGTTTGGTCGGGTGTGGGAATTGTAGGGGTTAGCATTATTGGTTTTCTGGTGTTCAAACAGAAACTGGATTTTCCGGCGCTATTGGGAATGGGATTTATCCTGACTGGTGTTTTGATTATGAATGTGTTTTCAAAATCGGTTGCGCATTAG
- a CDS encoding S-(hydroxymethyl)glutathione dehydrogenase/class III alcohol dehydrogenase produces the protein MKSRAAIALAAGKPLELAEIDVQGPKAGEVLVRIVATSVCHTDAYTLSGADPEGLFPAVLGHEGAGIVEEVGEGVTSLKVGDHVIPLYTAECGKCKFCLSGKTNLCGSVRATQGKGVMPDGTSRFSLDGKPLFHYMGTSTFSEYTVLPEVSLAKVSPSAPLDKICLLGCGVTTGIGAVVNTAKVTPGSTVAVFGLGAIGLAVIQGAQMVKAGRIIAIDINPDKFELARQFGATDFVNPKDHSAPIQQVIVDMTDGGVDYSFECIGNVNVMRSALECCHKGWGESIIIGVAGAGQEISTRPFQLVTGRVWKGSAFGGVKGRSQLPDYVERYMNGEIKIDEFITHDMPFEKINEAFDLLHEGKSIRTVLHY, from the coding sequence ATGAAATCACGTGCTGCTATCGCCCTCGCCGCAGGCAAACCGCTGGAACTCGCCGAAATTGATGTACAAGGCCCCAAGGCCGGCGAAGTTCTGGTGCGCATTGTCGCCACCAGTGTTTGTCACACTGATGCTTACACCTTGTCCGGCGCCGATCCGGAAGGCCTGTTCCCGGCGGTACTGGGCCACGAAGGCGCGGGCATTGTTGAGGAAGTTGGCGAAGGCGTTACCAGTCTAAAAGTGGGCGACCATGTGATTCCGCTTTACACCGCTGAATGTGGTAAGTGCAAATTCTGCCTTTCCGGCAAAACCAACTTGTGCGGCTCCGTGCGTGCCACTCAGGGCAAGGGAGTTATGCCCGACGGCACCAGCCGCTTTTCATTGGACGGCAAACCACTCTTCCATTACATGGGTACCTCGACCTTTTCCGAATACACCGTGCTGCCAGAGGTATCGCTCGCCAAAGTATCGCCCAGTGCGCCGCTCGATAAAATTTGTTTGCTCGGCTGCGGTGTGACCACCGGAATTGGTGCCGTAGTAAACACCGCGAAAGTTACGCCGGGCTCTACTGTTGCGGTGTTTGGCCTGGGTGCAATCGGCCTTGCTGTGATTCAAGGTGCACAGATGGTTAAAGCTGGACGCATCATTGCCATTGATATTAACCCGGACAAATTTGAGTTGGCCCGCCAGTTCGGCGCAACAGATTTTGTAAACCCGAAAGATCATTCTGCACCCATCCAGCAAGTGATTGTCGATATGACCGATGGCGGGGTGGACTACTCGTTTGAATGTATCGGCAATGTAAACGTCATGCGTTCGGCGCTGGAGTGCTGCCATAAAGGCTGGGGCGAATCGATTATTATCGGCGTAGCCGGTGCCGGCCAGGAAATATCGACTCGCCCATTCCAGCTGGTCACCGGCCGCGTATGGAAAGGCTCGGCGTTTGGCGGTGTAAAAGGCCGCAGCCAATTGCCCGATTATGTAGAGCGCTACATGAACGGCGAAATTAAGATTGATGAATTTATTACCCACGATATGCCCTTCGAGAAAATCAACGAGGCATTTGATTTATTGCACGAAGGTAAAAGCATTCGCACGGTACTGCACTATTAA
- the dnaJ gene encoding molecular chaperone DnaJ, with the protein MSKRDYYEILGVKKDVDAAELKKAYRRVAMKFHPDRNPDDPNAEEKFKEANEAYEVLSDENKRAAYDRYGHAGVDGQSGMGGAGGFGGGNFSDIFGDVFGDIFGGGRGGRGGPARGSDLRYNLELSLEDAVKGTSVQIKVPTLVSCKTCDGSGAKAGSKPVTCTTCGGHGQVRMQQGFFSVQQTCPSCRGRGTIISDPCKSCSGQGRVEETKTLQVKVPAGVDTGDRIRLSGEGEAGADGGPSGDLYVQVHVREHHIFKRDGADLYCEVPIDFVDAALGGELEVPTLDGRVKLKVPAETQTGKLFKLRGKGVTPVRGGGVGDLLCRVVVETPVNLTSKQKDLLKEFQTTMKGGKYSPKQSSWFDGVKKFFNE; encoded by the coding sequence ATGTCCAAACGCGATTACTACGAAATCCTCGGTGTCAAAAAAGATGTTGATGCCGCTGAATTGAAAAAAGCCTACCGTCGTGTAGCCATGAAATTCCATCCGGATCGCAACCCGGATGATCCTAACGCCGAAGAAAAATTCAAAGAAGCTAACGAGGCTTACGAAGTTCTGTCCGACGAAAACAAGCGCGCGGCCTATGATCGCTATGGTCACGCGGGCGTAGATGGCCAATCTGGTATGGGCGGCGCTGGTGGTTTTGGCGGTGGTAACTTCAGTGATATTTTTGGCGATGTATTCGGTGATATTTTTGGTGGCGGGCGCGGTGGTCGCGGTGGTCCGGCGCGCGGTTCCGATTTACGCTACAACCTCGAATTAAGTTTGGAAGATGCCGTAAAAGGTACCAGTGTTCAAATTAAAGTGCCTACACTGGTTTCCTGTAAAACCTGTGATGGTTCCGGTGCAAAAGCGGGCAGTAAACCGGTCACCTGTACTACCTGTGGTGGTCACGGCCAGGTGCGTATGCAGCAGGGCTTTTTCTCGGTTCAACAAACTTGCCCCAGCTGTCGTGGACGCGGCACTATTATTTCTGACCCCTGCAAATCCTGTAGTGGCCAGGGTCGCGTAGAAGAAACCAAAACCCTGCAAGTGAAAGTGCCAGCGGGTGTGGATACCGGCGATCGCATTCGCTTGTCCGGCGAAGGTGAAGCGGGTGCAGACGGTGGTCCGAGCGGCGATTTGTATGTTCAAGTGCATGTGCGCGAGCATCACATTTTCAAACGTGACGGCGCTGACTTGTATTGCGAAGTTCCGATTGATTTTGTCGATGCTGCACTCGGCGGTGAGCTTGAAGTTCCCACGCTCGATGGCCGCGTAAAATTAAAAGTCCCGGCCGAAACCCAAACTGGAAAATTATTCAAACTGCGCGGTAAAGGCGTAACGCCAGTGCGCGGTGGTGGTGTCGGCGATTTACTTTGCCGCGTGGTAGTAGAAACCCCGGTAAATCTCACCAGCAAACAAAAAGATTTGCTCAAAGAATTCCAGACCACCATGAAAGGCGGAAAATACTCCCCCAAACAGTCCAGCTGGTTTGACGGTGTGAAGAAGTTTTTTAATGAGTAA
- the grpE gene encoding nucleotide exchange factor GrpE yields the protein MSTQDYTDIQNATEPQPAAEEQVQAEAADAGIETLQAQLATLATAYEAAKEQSLRAQAEAQNARRRAEQDVEKAHKFGLEKMVNDLLPVVDNLERALSSIDASNEVFAAIAEGIQLTHKTFVDALARHQVLVVNPQGEPFDPNLHQAVSAVPNPDVEPNTVINCFQKGYTLHGRLVRPAMVVVSKAP from the coding sequence GTGTCAACCCAAGATTACACCGACATTCAAAATGCAACCGAACCCCAGCCAGCGGCCGAGGAGCAGGTGCAAGCAGAAGCAGCTGACGCAGGTATTGAAACCCTGCAGGCTCAATTGGCAACCCTGGCAACTGCCTATGAGGCAGCCAAAGAGCAGAGCCTGCGCGCCCAGGCTGAGGCGCAGAATGCCCGTCGCCGTGCCGAGCAAGATGTAGAGAAAGCCCACAAGTTTGGCCTGGAGAAAATGGTCAACGACCTGCTGCCAGTTGTCGATAACCTGGAGCGAGCGCTCTCATCAATCGATGCCAGCAATGAGGTTTTTGCAGCAATCGCGGAAGGCATTCAGCTCACCCACAAAACTTTTGTTGATGCACTGGCGCGTCATCAGGTCCTGGTAGTGAATCCGCAGGGCGAACCTTTCGATCCGAATTTGCATCAGGCGGTTTCTGCGGTGCCCAATCCGGATGTCGAACCAAACACGGTGATCAATTGTTTCCAGAAGGGTTACACCCTGCATGGCCGTCTGGTTCGTCCGGCGATGGTAGTGGTGTCCAAGGCTCCTTAG
- a CDS encoding PEP-CTERM sorting domain-containing protein: MNAKKLCLLALSSLMFSLPFASQAAIIDGTFKAKVTSGDPQPGLWGDILGETVTGTFSYDSDLKFALSSGSNEVRYIRNDANAFVNMTINIAGNTFDISHDYTDRLGIERASDFVIVKDAFPSVAEDSDYFMVLDALMLGDFGAEYLESTLYFYLWEAGLDTVKTLDVEQAFHWVSGGNDASGGFGSFYYNYNIDGVSRFSFVTMDLEEVTASLRTSSVPEPSPWVLLGTAFLGVVLRRKLQVLR; the protein is encoded by the coding sequence ATGAACGCAAAAAAACTGTGTTTGCTGGCGCTGTCCAGTTTAATGTTTAGTCTGCCTTTTGCTTCCCAGGCTGCGATTATTGACGGCACCTTTAAGGCAAAGGTGACGAGCGGTGATCCTCAGCCAGGTTTGTGGGGTGATATTTTGGGTGAAACGGTTACTGGCACATTTTCCTATGACTCTGATTTGAAGTTCGCACTGTCATCCGGTTCGAATGAGGTCAGATACATCCGTAATGATGCCAATGCATTCGTCAATATGACGATCAATATTGCGGGAAACACCTTCGATATATCTCATGATTACACGGATAGGCTGGGCATTGAGCGCGCATCTGATTTCGTTATAGTTAAAGATGCCTTTCCTTCGGTCGCAGAAGATTCAGATTATTTCATGGTATTGGACGCCCTGATGCTGGGTGATTTCGGTGCTGAGTATCTTGAATCAACACTGTACTTTTACTTGTGGGAAGCCGGTTTGGATACCGTAAAAACCCTGGATGTTGAGCAAGCGTTTCATTGGGTTAGCGGTGGCAATGACGCATCGGGAGGTTTTGGGTCTTTTTATTACAATTACAATATTGATGGCGTTTCCAGATTTTCATTTGTAACTATGGATTTGGAAGAAGTAACCGCTTCCCTACGCACATCGTCTGTGCCTGAGCCATCACCTTGGGTGCTCTTGGGCACTGCATTTTTAGGCGTTGTATTGCGACGTAAATTGCAGGTTTTACGTTAA